In Helianthus annuus cultivar XRQ/B chromosome 8, HanXRQr2.0-SUNRISE, whole genome shotgun sequence, a single genomic region encodes these proteins:
- the LOC110873647 gene encoding uncharacterized protein LOC110873647 isoform X1: MFASEQWMTSKRDEERKGARANDIVFTPTFWNNVPFTLKIMGPLVRVLRIVDNEKKPAMGYVYEGMERAKTAIAAALGGEDNEDYIVVSGIIDKRWNCQLHHPLHAAGYYLNPEFYCYNVDIESDKEVSLGLHECIDKLERNKDTQDKINVELIHWVNQSGFFSLETAKRQHAEWWKLYGKGTPNLQQLAIRVLSLTCSSSGCERNWSTFEHIHSKKRNRLEHKKLHDLVYVKYNNMLKNRLDVDAAYDPISLTDIDDSNEWLVGKMGEDRVFTDDGDLVWDVVGEASGAGERIHNTRSSQPAALQPSASRASVSRPSASRRSTSRPSSSRRLVDEDSEEEQEEEQVNAAAGKGKAIAVGDDSDYDDL, translated from the exons ATGTTTGCTAGCGAACAGTGGATGACAAGTAAACGGGATGAAGAACGAAAGGGTGCAAGAGCGAATGACATTGTTTTTACCCCAACTTTCTGGAACAATGTTCCGTTCACTCTGAAAATCATGGGTCCTCTTGTTCGAGTGCTTAGAATTGTCGACAATGAGAAAAAACCCGCGATGGGTTACGTGTACGAAGGTATGGAACGAGCAAAAACTGCAATTGCAGCAGCTTTAGGAGGAGAAGATAATGAAGATTACATTGTTGTGTCGGGAATTATTGACAAGAGATGGAACTGCCAACTTCACCATCCCTTGCACGCAGCGGGTTACTATCTTAACCCAGAGTTTTATTGCTACAATGTGGACATTGAAAGCGACAAAGAAGTGTCCCTTGGACTACATGAATGTATTGACAAGCTTGAGCGAAACAAGGACACACAAGATAAGATTAACGTTGAGTTGATTCATTGGGTGAACCAGTCTGGATTTTTTAGTCTAGAAACAGCAAAGCGACAACATG CTGAATGGTGGAAGTTGTATGGGAAAGGCACTCCAAATTTGCAACAACTAGCTATTAGAGTGCTAAGTTTAACGTGCAGTTCATCCGGGTGTGAACGAAACTGGAGCACATTTGAGCAT ATCCACTCAAAGAAGAGGAATCGTCTAGAGCATAAAAAACTACATGATCTCGTCTATGTTAAATACAATAACATGCTAAAGAATAGACTCGATGTGGATGCGGCATATGATCCCATTTCATTGACTGATATTGATGATAGCAATGAATGGTTAGTAGGAAAGATGGGTGAAGACAGGGTTTTTACTGATGATGGAGATTTGGTTTGGGATGTTGTAGGAGAAGCGAGCGGAGCAGGGGAGCGTATACACAATACAAGATCTTCACAGCCGGCTGCTTTACAGCCATCAGCTTCGAGGGCATCTGTTTCAAGGCCGTCTGCTTCAAGGCGTTCAACTTCAAGGCCTTCTAGTTCAAGAAGATTAGTTGATGAAGATTCCGAAGAAGAACAAGAGGAAGAACAAGTGAATGCTGCTGCTGGAAAAGGCAAGGCAATTGCTGTGGGTGACGATTCTGACTACGATGATCTTTAA
- the LOC110873647 gene encoding probable NAD(P)H dehydrogenase (quinone) FQR1-like 1 isoform X3 has protein sequence MATKVYIVYYSMYGHVEKLAEEIKKGGASVDGVEAKLWQVPKTLHEDVLGKMSAPPKSDVPVITPNELSEADGFIFGFPTRFGMMSAQFKAFFDSTGGLWRTQQLAGKPAGIFYSTGSQGGGQETTALTAITQLVHHGMIFLPIGYTFGAGMFEMEKVKGGSPYGAGTYAADGSRQPSELELEQAFHQGKHIAPVAKKLKGVA, from the exons ATGGCTACAAAAGTGTATATTGT GTACTACTCTATGTATGGACATGTGGAGAAGCTAGCTGAAGAAATCAAGAAAGGAGGTGCATCTGTTGACGGTGTTGAAGCCAAATTATGGCAG GTCCCAAAGACATTGCATGAAGACGTGCTTGGAAAAATGAGTGCACCACCAAAGAGCGATGTACCCGTAATCACACCAAATGAACTCTCTGAAGCAGATGGATTTATTTTCGGGTTCCCCACAAGATTCGGTATGATGTCTGCTCAATTCAAAGCCTTTTTTGATTCCACTGGTGGTCTTTGGAGAACCCAACAGCTCGCCGGCAAACCAGCTGGCATCTTCTATAGCACTGGATCTCAAGGTGGTGGTCAAGAAACTACCGC TTTGACTGCGATAACTCAACTGGTTCACCATGGAATGATATTTTTACCAATTGGATACACATTCGGGGCTGGCATGTTTGAAATGGAAAAAGTCAAAGGTGGAAGTCCTTACGGTGCAGGAACTTACGCAGCCGATGGGTCTAGACAACCATCTGAACTCGAGCTCGAACAAGCGTTTCACCAGGGAAAACACATTGCCCCAGTTGCTAAGAAACTTAAGGGAGTTGCATGA
- the LOC110873647 gene encoding probable NAD(P)H dehydrogenase (quinone) FQR1-like 1 isoform X2: MLLLEKARQLLYYSMYGHVEKLAEEIKKGGASVDGVEAKLWQVPKTLHEDVLGKMSAPPKSDVPVITPNELSEADGFIFGFPTRFGMMSAQFKAFFDSTGGLWRTQQLAGKPAGIFYSTGSQGGGQETTALTAITQLVHHGMIFLPIGYTFGAGMFEMEKVKGGSPYGAGTYAADGSRQPSELELEQAFHQGKHIAPVAKKLKGVA, from the exons ATGCTGCTGCTGGAAAAGGCAAGGCAATTGCT GTACTACTCTATGTATGGACATGTGGAGAAGCTAGCTGAAGAAATCAAGAAAGGAGGTGCATCTGTTGACGGTGTTGAAGCCAAATTATGGCAG GTCCCAAAGACATTGCATGAAGACGTGCTTGGAAAAATGAGTGCACCACCAAAGAGCGATGTACCCGTAATCACACCAAATGAACTCTCTGAAGCAGATGGATTTATTTTCGGGTTCCCCACAAGATTCGGTATGATGTCTGCTCAATTCAAAGCCTTTTTTGATTCCACTGGTGGTCTTTGGAGAACCCAACAGCTCGCCGGCAAACCAGCTGGCATCTTCTATAGCACTGGATCTCAAGGTGGTGGTCAAGAAACTACCGC TTTGACTGCGATAACTCAACTGGTTCACCATGGAATGATATTTTTACCAATTGGATACACATTCGGGGCTGGCATGTTTGAAATGGAAAAAGTCAAAGGTGGAAGTCCTTACGGTGCAGGAACTTACGCAGCCGATGGGTCTAGACAACCATCTGAACTCGAGCTCGAACAAGCGTTTCACCAGGGAAAACACATTGCCCCAGTTGCTAAGAAACTTAAGGGAGTTGCATGA
- the LOC110873647 gene encoding probable NAD(P)H dehydrogenase (quinone) FQR1-like 1 isoform X4, giving the protein MYGHVEKLAEEIKKGGASVDGVEAKLWQVPKTLHEDVLGKMSAPPKSDVPVITPNELSEADGFIFGFPTRFGMMSAQFKAFFDSTGGLWRTQQLAGKPAGIFYSTGSQGGGQETTALTAITQLVHHGMIFLPIGYTFGAGMFEMEKVKGGSPYGAGTYAADGSRQPSELELEQAFHQGKHIAPVAKKLKGVA; this is encoded by the exons ATGTATGGACATGTGGAGAAGCTAGCTGAAGAAATCAAGAAAGGAGGTGCATCTGTTGACGGTGTTGAAGCCAAATTATGGCAG GTCCCAAAGACATTGCATGAAGACGTGCTTGGAAAAATGAGTGCACCACCAAAGAGCGATGTACCCGTAATCACACCAAATGAACTCTCTGAAGCAGATGGATTTATTTTCGGGTTCCCCACAAGATTCGGTATGATGTCTGCTCAATTCAAAGCCTTTTTTGATTCCACTGGTGGTCTTTGGAGAACCCAACAGCTCGCCGGCAAACCAGCTGGCATCTTCTATAGCACTGGATCTCAAGGTGGTGGTCAAGAAACTACCGC TTTGACTGCGATAACTCAACTGGTTCACCATGGAATGATATTTTTACCAATTGGATACACATTCGGGGCTGGCATGTTTGAAATGGAAAAAGTCAAAGGTGGAAGTCCTTACGGTGCAGGAACTTACGCAGCCGATGGGTCTAGACAACCATCTGAACTCGAGCTCGAACAAGCGTTTCACCAGGGAAAACACATTGCCCCAGTTGCTAAGAAACTTAAGGGAGTTGCATGA